Proteins co-encoded in one Cydia strobilella chromosome 14, ilCydStro3.1, whole genome shotgun sequence genomic window:
- the LOC134747238 gene encoding lipase 3-like, whose protein sequence is MRLPVLFLFTIVLIQYGDCQSTWFSHIVGKFNNKTTQLKNYVQDKGRGIINHVGSVQNKVTSYFKPAHGRSLDVTTEDQIKGRFQIYLNEAEMYDSKLFDVIAPANMKYNCTPDDPTIYMTTPQLIALHGYPAESHVVITDDGYILTLHRIPHAKVGNGSNRIEIPRKTVLLHHGLLGSSADWVMAGPEKGLAYVLSNAGYDVWLANVRGNTYSRAHISLNSDRRAFWNFTFHEVSQHDLPAVIDYIMETKGLDAKLNYIGHSMGTTVLFALLSTKTHYNKVLRAGYALAPVAYMTEIKSPIRLLARFADDIEYLLNLLGQNEFLPQNAVLRWLSKHACEISHIEEAICENSMFMLCGFDEKQFNRTLLPLILSHVPAGASTRTLIHYAQEIRNKGQFQMFDFGKEGNKRQYGTPTPPQYPLEKITLPIALLGAQNDWLASTADVTKLYQQLPNPIENYVVPLEEFNHIDFLYAIDAPKLVYNKLLDLLEKGGSKYENVDVEIITNEINELH, encoded by the coding sequence ATGAGGCTcccggttttatttttgtttacaatcGTTCTCATACAATACGGTGATTGCCAGAGCACGTGGTTCTCACATATCGTCGGTAAATTTAACAACAAAACTACACAGCTGAAGAATTATGTGCAGGACAAAGGACGCGGTATCATTAATCACGTTGGTAGTGTGCAAAATAAAGTGACTTCTTATTTTAAACCGGCTCACGGAAGGAGTTTGGACGTGACAACAGAAGATCAGATTAAAGGCAGGTTTCAAATTTACTTAAATGAAGCGGAAATGTATGACTCTAAATTGTTTGACGTCATTGCTCCAGCGAATATGAAATATAATTGCACGCCCGATGATCCAACGATTTATATGACGACGCCTCAATTAATAGCCCTTCATGGATACCCCGCCGAGTCCCATGTGGTCATTACTGACGACGGATACATCCTCACGCTGCACAGAATTCCTCATGCCAAAGTGGGTAATGGGAGCAACCGTATTGAAATTCCTCGAAAAACTGTTCTTTTGCATCACGGTTTACTTGGCAGCTCTGCAGACTGGGTAATGGCGGGCCCAGAAAAAGGTCTGGCATATGTTTTGTCTAACGCCGGATATGATGTTTGGCTGGCGAATGTCAGAGGGAACACATATTCGAGAGCTCATATATCTTTAAATTCAGACCGCCGGGCATTTTGGAACTTTACATTCCACGAGGTCAGTCAGCACGACTTGCCAGCTGTGATCGATTACATAATGGAGACCAAAGGATTGGACGCGAAGCTCAATTATATTGGACATTCAATGGGCACGACAGTTTTATTCGCTTTGCTGTCAACTAAAACCCATTACAATAAAGTTTTAAGAGCAGGCTATGCACTCGCGCCTGTGGCTTACATGACGGAGATTAAAAGTCCGATAAGACTGCTGGCCAGATTCGCCGATGACATTGAATATTTGCTAAATCTTCTTGGCCAGAATGAGTTTCTGCCGCAGAATGCTGTCTTGCGATGGCTGTCGAAGCACGCTTGCGAAATAAGTCACATCGAAGAAGCTATTTGTGAAAATTCCATGTTTATGCTTTGCGGGTTTGATGAGAAGCAATTCAACAGGACGCTATTACCCCTCATTTTGAGCCACGTCCCAGCTGGGGCTTCAACGAGAACTCTTATCCACTACGCCCAAGAGATTCGCAATAAAGGCCAATTCCAAATGTTTGACTTTGGCAAGGAAGGAAATAAGAGACAGTACGGGACCCCAACGCCTCCTCAGTATCCTCTTGAGAAGATCACCCTGCCAATCGCCCTACTAGGTGCGCAGAACGATTGGCTAGCCAGCACCGCCGATGTCACCAAACTATATCAGCAACTACCTAACCCCATTGAGAACTACGTAGTGCCTTTGGAAGAGTTCAATCATATTGATTTTCTGTATGCAATTGATGCGCCGAAGCTAGTGTACAACAAGTTATTAGATCTTTTAGAAAAAGGAGGTAGTAAATATGAAAACGTAGACGTAGAAATCATAACTAATGAAATTAATGAACTTCATTAG
- the LOC134747269 gene encoding GDP-D-glucose phosphorylase 1 yields MFTIKIPSYCSESAQKITNIDSDRFKQLLKTKWDEIHDQPDVFRYKVNKMREIIVDNRYILLLNPDRGFKRREPEFIDSIHKPYNPDEFNFNKTSTKEHLFTMHENNSTDTHLLLVNVSPISRYHTLLCPSVNKCLPQVVTEDSIRLVLDVKFLAQDRDLKIGFNSLCAFASVNHLHYHLMYEQNTLHVATDKCTHIKGPLYLINNIVPAFCFQVTKETKTKAVKHIFKLAEYLVSKSIGHNILVTDGEPMVLGCNNVVPECKNMVPRCNDMVTGCQNAIPDCKEVVPRCNDMVPECQDSEVVRVLVTPRLSTAGVKMLTSFNVAVLELSGWFPVYDAEYFDTFSAADLEKELSKWKLPNFDELCDEVKSLY; encoded by the exons atgtttactATCAAAATCCCATCTTATTGTTCAGAGAGTGcccaaaaaataacaaatattgacAGTGATCGCTTCAAGCAACTACTTAAAACAAAATGGGATGAAATTCACGATCAACCAGATGTTTTTCGCTACAAAGTTAACAAAATGAGAGAAATAATTGTGGATAATAGATACATACTACTG ttgaATCCTGACCGTGGATTCAAAAGAAGAGAGCCGGAGTTCATAGACAGTATCCACAAGCCATATAACCCTGATGAGTtcaattttaacaaaacatCAACAAAAGAACATTTATTTACTATGCATGAAAACAACA gtacagACACACACCTACTCCTAGTAAATGTGAGTCCCATATCCCGGTACCACACTCTGCTGTGCCCGTCAGTCAATAAATGTCTGCCACAGGTTGTGACTGAAGACAGCATTAGATTGGTTTTAGACGTCAAGTTCTTGGCTCAGGATCG TGATCTAAAAATTGGTTTCAACAGTCTCTGTGCTTTTGCTTCTGTGAACCACCTACACTATCACTTGATGTATGAACAGAATACACTTCATGTTGCAACTGAT AAATGCACCCACATAAAAGGTCCtctctatttaataaataatatagtccCAGCATTCTGTTTCCAAGtgacaaaagaaacaaaaaccAAAGCAGTTAAACACATCTTTAAACTGGCTGAATATCTCGTATCAAAGTCCATAGGACATAATATATTAGTCACTGATGGGGAGCCTATGGTACTAGGGTGTAATAACGTGGTACCAGAGTGTAAGAATATGGTACCTCGGTGTAATGATATGGTAACAGGGTGTCAGAATGCGATACCAGACTGTAAGGAAGTAGTACCACGGTGTAATGATATGGTACCAGAGTGTCAGGATAGTGAGGTGGTGAGAGTACTGGTGACGCCAAGATTGAGCACTGCCGGTGTTAAAATGTTGACGTCGTTCAATGTGGCTGTTTTGGAGCTGAGCGGATGGTTTCCTGTGTACG ATGCTGAGTATTTCGATACGTTCAGTGCGGCAGATTTAGAAAAGGAATTGAGTAAATGGAAGTTACCTAATTTTGACGAATTATGTGATGAAGTTAAATCATTGTATTAA
- the LOC134747261 gene encoding probable cytochrome P450 301a1, mitochondrial, which yields MTGTTVPNLLWTAQRSVYSAALTAMGRSLLKTYQTFATKNVRYATTGCPFSKRQRSQIAPTAEVSEEIFANAKPYSEVPGPKPIPILGNTWRMVPVIGQYDISEFAKVTKLFLDKYGRIVRLGGLIGRPDLLFVYDADEIERMYRREGPTPFRPAMPCLVKYKSEVRKDFFGELPGVVGVHGEKWRQFRSKVQRPILQPQTVKKYVAPIETVTEDFIRYMENARDEQGDLPHEFDNDIHRWSLECIGRVALDTRLGCLSSDLTKESEPQRIIDAAKFALRNVAVLELKAPYWRYIPTPLWTKYVNNMNFFVELCSKYINEALERLKTKKVTSENDLSLLERVLASEGDPKIATIMALDLILVGIDTISMAVCSILYQAATRLPQQEKMAEEIARVFPDPSKPINFADLDKLHYTKAFVREVFRMYSTVIGNGRTLQEDDVICGYHIPKGVQVVFPTIVTGNMEQFVSNPLEFKPERWLEGDGRLHSFASLPYGFGARICLGRRFADLEIQVLLAKLIRRYRLEYHHEPLDYAVTFMYAPEGPLRLRMIER from the exons ATGACCGGCACAACGGTACCTAACCTACTGTGGACCGCGCAGCGCTCAGTCTACAGCGCGGCCTTAACCGCCATGGGTCGTTCCTTGCTTAAGACGTACCAAACTTTCGCCACAAAAAATGTTCGATACGCGACCACGGGCTGCCCGTTTTCGAAACGACAGCGTTCCCAAATAGCCCCAACCGCTGAGGTTAGCGAGGAAATTTTCGCTAACGCCAAACCTTACTCTGAGGTGCCGGGGCCTAAACCGATTCCGATTTTGGGGAATACGTGGCGTATGGTGCCCGTGATCGGGCAGTACGATATATCCGAGTTCGCGAAAGTGACTAAGTTGTTCCTGGATAAATATGGTCGAATTGTCAGATTGGGTGGATTGATCGGACGTCCGgatttgttgtttgtgtacgatGCTGATGAGATAGAGAGGATGTATAGGCGAGAGGGTCCGACACCATTCAGACCAGCTATGCCGTGCCTGGTGAAGTACAAGTCGGAGGTCAGAAAAGATTTCTTTGGAGAGCTGCCAGGAGTTGTTGGggt ACATGGAGAAAAATGGCGTCAGTTCCGCTCAAAGGTCCAGCGTCCCATCCTTCAGCCCCAAACCGTGAAGAAATACGTGGCCCCCATCGAGACCGTCACTGAGGACTTCATCAGATACATGGAGAACGCGAGAGACGAACAAGGCGACCTGCCTCATGAGTTCGACAACGATATTCATAGGTGGTCTTTGGAGT GTATTGGACGAGTAGCACTTGACACGCGACTCGGCTGCCTCTCATCCGACCTGACCAAAGAATCTGAGCCGCAACGGATTATAGACGCGGCAAAATTCGCACTGAGGAACGTCGCTGTTTTGGAGCTGAAGGCGCCGTACTGGCGGTATATACCGACGCCCCTGTGGACGAAATATGTGAATAATATGAACTTTTTTGTCGA GTTATGCTCGAAATATATCAATGAAGCCTTAGAAAGGCTAAAGACCAAGAAAGTGACCTCGGAAAACGACTTGTCCCTACTAGAGCGAGTTTTGGCCAGCGAAGGCGATCCCAAGATAGCTACCATCATGGCACTTGACCTCATTCTTGTGGGCATCGACACG ATATCAATGGCTGTCTGCTCAATCTTATACCAAGCGGCCACACGTCTGCCGCAACAAGAAAAGATGGCGGAGGAGATCGCACGAGTCTTCCCTGATCCCAGTAAACCCATCAACTTTGCCGATCTGGATAAGCTGCATTACACTAAAGCTTTCGTTAGAGAAGTATTTAG gATGTATTCAACTGTCATTGGCAATGGACGTACGTTGCAAGAAGACGATGTCATTTGCGGATACCATATTCCTAAGGGG GTTCAAGTGGTATTCCCCACCATAGTGACCGGCAACATGGAGCAGTTCGTGTCCAACCCGCTGGAGTTCAAACCGGAGCGCTGGCTGGAGGGCGACGGGCGGCTGCATTCCTTCGCGTCCCTTCCTTATGGATTTGGAGCCAGGATCTGCTTGGGACGGCGGTTCGCTGATTTGGAGATACAAGTTCTGCTGGCTAAG TTGATTCGCCGATACCGGCTAGAATACCACCACGAGCCTCTCGACTACGCAGTCACCTTCATGTACGCGCCGGAGGGCCCGCTGCGCCTGCGCATGATTGAACGATAA
- the LOC134747170 gene encoding uncharacterized protein LOC134747170, translating into MLGGVQLKLVTQFKYLGHWATASQNDDVDVERERRALSVRSNMLIRSLWINCTKKAYSALRVLYNNAFRMLMGLPRYCSASGMFAEAHTDDFHAIMRKRVASLMRRARGSTNGLLSAVAGAYDSPIFGHWAKSHAPRADFKK; encoded by the exons ATGTTAGGGGGCGTTCAGTTGAAATTAGTAACACAGTTTAAGTACCTGGGGCATTGGGCCACTGCGTCTCAAAATGATGACGTGGACGtggagagggagcgcagggcacTATCAGTGAGAAGCAACATGTTGATCCGCAG CCTGTGGATCAACTGCACGAAGAAAGCTTATAGTGCGCTGCGCGTCCTCTACAATAACGCGttcaggatgctgatggggctgccgcggtaCTGCAGTGCTTctgggatgttcgcggaggcacACACGGATGATTTCCATGCCATTATGCGCAAACGCGTCGCGTCCCTGATGCGCCGTGCGCGCGGCAGCACCAACGGGCTCCTGAGTGCGGTCGCAGGGGCATATGACAGCCCGATATTTGGCCACTGGGCGAAATCGCACGCGCCACGTGCagattttaaaaagtaa
- the LOC134747278 gene encoding uncharacterized protein LOC134747278, with protein sequence MISDFAKEKVFWTRKMNLKLVKYIQCKPNIWNPKHPKYTSVEHRDKTYAEFAEKYGNEFTGQAVKDRWTNIRSTFANYVRKITASRMKGDGEEYKVNWPLWEPCQFLMKVNRRAKADTSTSIAEEFEDDVEEKKNNSVISTKEDEWSSDDNDAASDSSATNTNCTAIANNLVTVFKGVRNDAFGLDNSRNGKIGRSVNRKLSQMNSYDAATMSHKIMEILLLYDENNPLNPNTLKSDYM encoded by the exons ATGATATCAGATTTTGCCAAAGAGAAGGTCTTCTGGACCAGAAAGATGAACCTCAAATTAGTAAAATACATACAGTGTAAACCCAACATCTGGAACCCGAAGCATCCCAAATACACTTCCGTCGAGCACAGGGACAAAACTTATGCAGAATTTGCAGAAAAATACGGCAATGAGTTCACAGGGCAGGCTGTGAAAGACCGATGGACGAATATTCGGTCTACTTTTGCTAATTATGTGCGGAAAATTACCGCCAGTCGGATGAAAGGCGACGGAGAG GAGTATAAAGTCAACTGGCCTCTATGGGAGCCCTGTCAGTTCTTAATGAAAGTGAACCGGAGAGCCAAAGCTGATACATCCACTAGTATTGCCGAGGAATTTGAAGATGATGTTGAGGAGAAAAAA AATAACAGTGTAATCTCCACAAAAGAAGATGAATGGAGTAGCGATGACAATGATGCTGCCTCAGATAGTTCCGCTACAAACACAAACTGCACAGCTATAGCAAATAACTTAGTTACCGTGTTCAAGGGAGTCCGAAATGACGCCTTCGGTCTAGACAATTctagaaatggaaaaataggCAGATCTGTGAATAGAAAACTTTCACAAATGAATTCTTACGATGCTGCTACGATGTCACATAAAATTATGGAAATATTATTGCTGTATGATGAGAATAACCCATTGAATCCAAATACATTAAAGTCTGATTATATGTAA